In Lycium ferocissimum isolate CSIRO_LF1 chromosome 11, AGI_CSIRO_Lferr_CH_V1, whole genome shotgun sequence, a single genomic region encodes these proteins:
- the LOC132036933 gene encoding cysteine-rich receptor-like protein kinase 44 isoform X1, whose protein sequence is MAIQKWLLFLFLHIHLHGLILAQLPALLHTRCGNGNYTENSAYENNLNSLLSSLSSNMDKYGFYNASIGQNSDMASAIVLCRGDVELEKCRSCVNNISQKLVQSCPDKIEAFGAYDGCMLQYSNRSILNTKSFSTLFYMWNNRNASKPEEFNREVFKLLDRLRGVAANGDPLRKYASGNATGPDFQTIYALVQCTPDLSPRNCLHCLTNAYGYMPYCPCNGKSGGRIIGIRCNFRYQIYPFFEDVVLEAPPPAGNDNKTVPIGRDDKTAPTGKDDKTTRTIIIIVVPTATIFILIICISVRHKRKLVKEIQSTHRDDISTVESLQYDFSTIRAATDNFSNANKLGQGGFGPVYKGKLQNEQEVAVKRLSADSGQGDLEFKNEVLLVARLQHRNLVRLLGFCLDGTERLLVYEFAPNASLDHFLFDSIKRTQLDWERRSKIIGGIAKGILYLHEDSRLRIIHRDLKASNVLLDAEMNPKISDFGMARLFTLDETQGNTSRIVGTYGYMAPEYAMHGQFSVKSDVFSFGVLVLEILSGQKNTCFRNGESLEDLLSYAWSSWRNGTAINFIDPMLRGTSGLVRDIMRCVHIALLCVQENVVDRPTMAAVVLMLSSLSLSLPVPSVPAYYMHNNTSAERLLIQEYNIGSSRNEASITELYPR, encoded by the exons ATGGCTATTCAGAAGTGGCTGCTGTTTCTGTTTTTGCATATACATCTTCACGGTCTCATCCTAGCACAGCTGCCTGCTTTATTACACACTCGATGTGGTAACGGTAACTATACTGAAAATAGTGCATACGAGAATAATCTTAACTCACTTCTCTCTTCCCTTTCCTCAAATATGGATAAATATGGTTTCTACAATGCTTCCATTGGCCAAAACTCCGACATGGCCAGTGCTATTGTGCTATGTAGAGGAGATGTGGAGCTAGAAAAATGTCGCAGTTGTGTTAATAACATTTCTCAAAAGCTTGTACAGTCATGTCCTGACAAAATAGAAGCTTTTGGTGCCTATGATGGATGTATGTTACAGTACTCTAATAGATCCATTTTGAACACTAAGTCATTTTCTACTCTATTTTACATGTGGAATAATAGGAATGCTTCAAAACCTGAGGAGTTTAATCGGGAAGTATTTAAATTATTGGATAGATTACGAGGCGTTGCTGCAAATGGTGATCCACTTCGAAAATATGCTAGTGGTAATGCAACAGGTCCAGATTTTCAAACAATATATGCACTTGTGCAGTGTACTCCTGATTTATCTCCTAGGAATTGCCTCCATTGCTTAACTAACGCTTATGGATATATGCCTTATTGTCCCTGCAATGGAAAGAGCGGTGGAAGAATAATAGGTATTAGGTGCAATTTTCGTTATCAAATCTACCCTTTCTTCGAGGATGTGGTGTTGGAAGCTCCGCCACCTGCAG gGAATGATAATAAAACAGTTCCTATAGGGAGGGATGATAAAACAGCTCCAACGGGAAAGGATGATAAAACTACACGAacaatcatcattatcgttgtaCCAACTGCTACAATATTTATTCTAATTATTTGTATTTCTGTCAGGCATAAAAGGAAGCTGGTGAAAGAAATTCAGA GTACACACAGGGATGATATTAGCACCGTAGAATCCTTGCAATATGATTTTTCTACAATTAGAGCAGCAACAGATAACTTCTCAAATGCTAATAAGTTGGGACAAGGCGGATTTGGTCCTGTGTACAAG GGTAAGCTTCAAAATGAACAAGAAGTAGCAGTAAAAAGATTGTCAGCAGACTCAGGCCAAGGTGATCTAGAATTCAAAAACGAGGTTTTGTTGGTTGCCAGGCTTCAACATAGGAATTTGGTTAGGTTGCTGGGATTTTGCCTAGACGGAACAGAGAGACTTCTTGTCTATGAATTTGCCCCCAATGCAAGCCTTGATCattttttatttg ATTCAATTAAACGTACGCAATTGGATTGGGAAAGGAGATCCAAAATCATAGGAGGCATTGCTAAGGGAATTCTTTATCTTCATGAGGATTCTAGGCTTCGGATCATTCATCGTGATCTCAAAGCTAGCAATGTTCTCCTTGATGCAGAAATGAATCCAAAAATTTCAGACTTTGGCATGGCAAGACTGTTTACATTGGATGAAACTCAAGGGAACACAAGCAGAATTGTTGGGACCTA TGGATATATGGCACCAGAATATGCAATGCACGGGCAATTTTCAGTCAAATCAGATGTTTTTAGCTTTGGAGTACTAGTCTTAGAAATTTTAAGTGGACAAAAAAACACTTGTTTCAGAAATGGAGAATCCCTGGAAGATCTTCTGAGCTAT GCTTGGTCGAGTTGGCGGAATGGAACAGCTATAAATTTTATAGATCCAATGCTGAGGGGAACCTCAGGACTCGTTCGGGACATAATGAGATGCGTTCACATTGCTTTATTGTGTGTTCAAGAAAATGTGGTTGATAGACCAACCATGGCAGCAGTTGTTCTCATGCTCAGTAGCCTCTCTTTGAGTCTTCCAGTGCCTTCAGTGCCTGCGTACTATATGCACAACAACACTAGTGCAGAGAGGTTGCTTATTCAAGAATACAACATTGGTTCGTCACGAAATGAGGCGTCAATAACTGAGTTATATCCTCGTTAA
- the LOC132036933 gene encoding cysteine-rich receptor-like protein kinase 44 isoform X2, with the protein MAIQKWLLFLFLHIHLHGLILAQLPALLHTRCGNGNYTENSAYENNLNSLLSSLSSNMDKYGFYNASIGQNSDMASAIVLCRGDVELEKCRSCVNNISQKLVQSCPDKIEAFGAYDGCMLQYSNRSILNTKSFSTLFYMWNNRNASKPEEFNREVFKLLDRLRGVAANGDPLRKYASGNATGPDFQTIYALVQCTPDLSPRNCLHCLTNAYGYMPYCPCNGKSGGRIIGIRCNFRYQIYPFFEDVVLEAPPPAGTHRDDISTVESLQYDFSTIRAATDNFSNANKLGQGGFGPVYKGKLQNEQEVAVKRLSADSGQGDLEFKNEVLLVARLQHRNLVRLLGFCLDGTERLLVYEFAPNASLDHFLFDSIKRTQLDWERRSKIIGGIAKGILYLHEDSRLRIIHRDLKASNVLLDAEMNPKISDFGMARLFTLDETQGNTSRIVGTYGYMAPEYAMHGQFSVKSDVFSFGVLVLEILSGQKNTCFRNGESLEDLLSYAWSSWRNGTAINFIDPMLRGTSGLVRDIMRCVHIALLCVQENVVDRPTMAAVVLMLSSLSLSLPVPSVPAYYMHNNTSAERLLIQEYNIGSSRNEASITELYPR; encoded by the exons ATGGCTATTCAGAAGTGGCTGCTGTTTCTGTTTTTGCATATACATCTTCACGGTCTCATCCTAGCACAGCTGCCTGCTTTATTACACACTCGATGTGGTAACGGTAACTATACTGAAAATAGTGCATACGAGAATAATCTTAACTCACTTCTCTCTTCCCTTTCCTCAAATATGGATAAATATGGTTTCTACAATGCTTCCATTGGCCAAAACTCCGACATGGCCAGTGCTATTGTGCTATGTAGAGGAGATGTGGAGCTAGAAAAATGTCGCAGTTGTGTTAATAACATTTCTCAAAAGCTTGTACAGTCATGTCCTGACAAAATAGAAGCTTTTGGTGCCTATGATGGATGTATGTTACAGTACTCTAATAGATCCATTTTGAACACTAAGTCATTTTCTACTCTATTTTACATGTGGAATAATAGGAATGCTTCAAAACCTGAGGAGTTTAATCGGGAAGTATTTAAATTATTGGATAGATTACGAGGCGTTGCTGCAAATGGTGATCCACTTCGAAAATATGCTAGTGGTAATGCAACAGGTCCAGATTTTCAAACAATATATGCACTTGTGCAGTGTACTCCTGATTTATCTCCTAGGAATTGCCTCCATTGCTTAACTAACGCTTATGGATATATGCCTTATTGTCCCTGCAATGGAAAGAGCGGTGGAAGAATAATAGGTATTAGGTGCAATTTTCGTTATCAAATCTACCCTTTCTTCGAGGATGTGGTGTTGGAAGCTCCGCCACCTGCAG GTACACACAGGGATGATATTAGCACCGTAGAATCCTTGCAATATGATTTTTCTACAATTAGAGCAGCAACAGATAACTTCTCAAATGCTAATAAGTTGGGACAAGGCGGATTTGGTCCTGTGTACAAG GGTAAGCTTCAAAATGAACAAGAAGTAGCAGTAAAAAGATTGTCAGCAGACTCAGGCCAAGGTGATCTAGAATTCAAAAACGAGGTTTTGTTGGTTGCCAGGCTTCAACATAGGAATTTGGTTAGGTTGCTGGGATTTTGCCTAGACGGAACAGAGAGACTTCTTGTCTATGAATTTGCCCCCAATGCAAGCCTTGATCattttttatttg ATTCAATTAAACGTACGCAATTGGATTGGGAAAGGAGATCCAAAATCATAGGAGGCATTGCTAAGGGAATTCTTTATCTTCATGAGGATTCTAGGCTTCGGATCATTCATCGTGATCTCAAAGCTAGCAATGTTCTCCTTGATGCAGAAATGAATCCAAAAATTTCAGACTTTGGCATGGCAAGACTGTTTACATTGGATGAAACTCAAGGGAACACAAGCAGAATTGTTGGGACCTA TGGATATATGGCACCAGAATATGCAATGCACGGGCAATTTTCAGTCAAATCAGATGTTTTTAGCTTTGGAGTACTAGTCTTAGAAATTTTAAGTGGACAAAAAAACACTTGTTTCAGAAATGGAGAATCCCTGGAAGATCTTCTGAGCTAT GCTTGGTCGAGTTGGCGGAATGGAACAGCTATAAATTTTATAGATCCAATGCTGAGGGGAACCTCAGGACTCGTTCGGGACATAATGAGATGCGTTCACATTGCTTTATTGTGTGTTCAAGAAAATGTGGTTGATAGACCAACCATGGCAGCAGTTGTTCTCATGCTCAGTAGCCTCTCTTTGAGTCTTCCAGTGCCTTCAGTGCCTGCGTACTATATGCACAACAACACTAGTGCAGAGAGGTTGCTTATTCAAGAATACAACATTGGTTCGTCACGAAATGAGGCGTCAATAACTGAGTTATATCCTCGTTAA